A single window of Zea mays cultivar B73 chromosome 10, Zm-B73-REFERENCE-NAM-5.0, whole genome shotgun sequence DNA harbors:
- the LOC109943115 gene encoding uncharacterized protein encodes MAPRYVPINSTLRLACCCAHFNSSKLEMSRRGKYAKQRKGPLTGTAFDPLPLPSGVPVPMCFCGDPCKVDKSEDHDTYRQRYWMCANFAFEPTVVQRRMNLMTPPPLCDFEQWIDTEISEKDKKWLENLQKWDAEDKERMKKRREELAAEQQREDEEKMRRVAECREDKEKKLERARRAKEAMEENPDAFRKGKWPRCTQ; translated from the exons atggcgccgaggtacgttccTATAAATAGTACCCTACGTCTGGCTTGTTGCTGTGCTCATTTCAATTCTTCTAAACTAGAGATGTCTAGGCGTGGTAAATATGCTAAACAAAG GAAGGGTCCTTTGACCGGAACTGCCTTCGACCCGCTGCCTTTGCCAAGTGGTGTTCCAGTGCCTATGTgtttttgtggtgatccttgtaaggTCGATAAGTCTGAAGATCATGACACCTATCGACAGAggtattggatgtgtgctaactttGCATTTGAGCCAACTGTTGTTCAACGTCGGATGAATTTAATG ACTCCTCCACCGCTATGTGATTTTGAGCAGTGGATTGACACCGAAATATCAGAGAAAGATAAGAAGTGGCTGGAGAATCTTCAAAAGTGGGATGCAGAGGACAAAGAGAGGATGAAAAAAAGACGAGAGGAGCTTGCTGCCGAGCAACAACGTGAAGACGAAGAGAAAATGAGGCGTGTTGCTGAATGCAGGGAAGATAAGGAGAAGAAGCTTGAGCGTGCACGTCGTGcaaaggaagcaatggaggagaaCCCTGATGCATTTCGCAAAGGCAAATGGCCCCGTTGTACTCAGTAG